A portion of the Pantanalinema sp. genome contains these proteins:
- a CDS encoding methionine gamma-lyase family protein, which produces MATLSQAPATELIARAEQDLAPVWAEIERIRHHNQRKVLKAFIDHKIGEQHFAGTTGYGHGDLGREAMEGVFAQAIGAEAALVRTQFASGTHAIAVALFGALKPGDELLYVTGHPYDTLEEVIGTRAPGQGSLMEWGVLYREHDLLPDGRVDLEGLVGALRPETRVIAIQRSRGYAWRPSVTVSEIGAIIARVKAVRPDVVVFVDNCYGEFTEELEPCDVGADLVAGSLIKNPGGGIVPMGGYVAGREDLVERAACRLIAPGIGRDGGASLDYNRLLFQGLFIAPNVVGEALKAATLASRLFASLGFDVDPQPEAKRTDIIQSIRLGTPELLVAFCRGIQESSPVHAYVQPIPDVVPGYEDNVVMAGGTFIEGSTIELSADGPLREPYVAYYQGGLTYSHARIALEQCLEKMRSAVRA; this is translated from the coding sequence ATGGCCACCCTCTCCCAGGCCCCGGCAACCGAGCTGATCGCCCGAGCAGAACAGGACCTCGCCCCGGTGTGGGCCGAGATCGAGCGCATCCGGCACCACAACCAGCGCAAGGTCCTGAAGGCGTTCATCGACCACAAGATCGGCGAGCAGCACTTCGCCGGCACCACCGGCTACGGCCACGGGGACCTCGGCCGCGAGGCGATGGAGGGGGTCTTCGCCCAGGCCATCGGGGCCGAGGCCGCGCTCGTGCGCACCCAGTTCGCCTCGGGGACCCACGCGATCGCAGTGGCCCTCTTCGGCGCCCTCAAGCCCGGCGACGAGCTGCTCTACGTCACGGGCCACCCCTACGACACCCTCGAAGAGGTGATCGGCACCCGCGCCCCGGGCCAGGGCTCGCTGATGGAGTGGGGGGTCCTCTACCGGGAGCACGACCTGCTGCCCGACGGCAGGGTGGACCTCGAGGGCCTCGTCGGCGCCCTTCGCCCCGAGACCCGGGTGATCGCCATCCAGCGCTCGCGCGGCTACGCCTGGCGACCCTCGGTCACCGTCTCCGAGATCGGCGCGATCATCGCCCGGGTCAAGGCCGTTCGCCCGGACGTGGTGGTCTTCGTGGACAACTGCTACGGCGAGTTCACCGAGGAGCTGGAGCCCTGCGACGTGGGGGCGGACCTCGTGGCGGGCAGCCTGATCAAGAATCCGGGCGGCGGGATCGTGCCCATGGGCGGCTACGTGGCCGGGCGCGAGGACCTGGTCGAGCGCGCCGCCTGCCGCCTCATCGCGCCCGGCATCGGCCGCGACGGCGGGGCGAGCCTCGACTACAACCGCCTCCTGTTCCAGGGCCTCTTCATCGCCCCCAACGTGGTCGGCGAGGCCCTCAAGGCCGCCACCCTCGCAAGCCGCCTCTTTGCCTCGCTCGGCTTCGACGTGGATCCGCAGCCCGAGGCCAAGCGCACCGACATCATCCAGTCGATCCGCCTGGGGACGCCCGAGCTGCTCGTGGCCTTCTGCCGCGGCATCCAGGAGTCCTCGCCCGTCCACGCCTACGTCCAGCCCATCCCCGACGTGGTGCCCGGCTACGAGGACAACGTGGTGATGGCGGGCGGCACCTTCATCGAGGGCTCGACCATCGAGCTTTCGGCCGACGGGCCGCTGCGCGAGCCCTACGTCGCCTACTACCAGGGAGGCCTGACTTACTCCCACGCCCGGATCGCGCTCGAGCAGTGCCTCGAGAAGATGCGCTCGGCGGTGCGCGCATGA
- a CDS encoding NUDIX hydrolase, translating to MSHPKAPRIRVCTVLPQDDHLLMVRHRKGDKSYWMLPGGGLDFGESFEQCAIREIKEETGLDIAIERMLYLSEAICPRGSRHVVNIYLLGRIEGGVIAVPEEDVIDAVAFIPVAGLNEVTLYPAIASELQAAHAAGYTGAILNLGSMWTD from the coding sequence ATGAGCCACCCCAAGGCCCCGCGGATCCGCGTCTGCACCGTCCTGCCCCAGGACGACCACCTCCTGATGGTCCGTCACCGCAAGGGTGACAAGTCCTACTGGATGCTGCCCGGCGGGGGCCTCGACTTCGGCGAGTCCTTCGAGCAGTGCGCCATCCGCGAGATCAAGGAGGAGACCGGCCTCGACATCGCGATCGAGCGCATGCTCTACCTTTCCGAGGCCATCTGCCCGCGCGGCAGCCGGCACGTCGTCAACATCTACCTGCTGGGGCGGATCGAGGGCGGCGTCATCGCCGTGCCCGAAGAGGACGTCATCGACGCCGTCGCGTTCATCCCGGTCGCGGGCCTGAACGAGGTCACCCTCTACCCCGCGATCGCCTCCGAGCTCCAGGCGGCCCACGCCGCGGGCTACACCGGCGCCATCCTCAACCTCGGCTCCATGTGGACGGACTGA
- a CDS encoding DUF503 domain-containing protein translates to MIVATALLRLHLPQAHSLKDKRRVVKSILTRLHNEYAVSASEVEDQDLWQVATLGIAYVSNDASHANSVVSKAVAFVETGHWETWLSGYELEILHVF, encoded by the coding sequence ATGATCGTCGCGACGGCTCTGCTCAGGCTGCACCTGCCCCAGGCGCACTCCCTCAAGGACAAGCGCCGCGTCGTCAAGTCGATCCTCACCCGCCTGCACAACGAGTACGCCGTCAGCGCCTCCGAGGTGGAGGACCAGGACCTCTGGCAGGTCGCGACCCTGGGCATCGCCTACGTGAGCAACGACGCGAGCCACGCCAACTCGGTGGTCTCCAAGGCCGTGGCCTTCGTCGAGACCGGCCACTGGGAGACCTGGCTGTCCGGCTACGAGCTGGAGATCCTCCACGTCTTCTAG
- a CDS encoding DUF4330 domain-containing protein, protein MLDQQGRVFGKVNLIDLSIVVVVALFILGAGLARTGNAGVNQQLKGEATAEFDLFIRGGISDPAMFKAGDKTFITIRNQPYAPLTIRKVKVTPRTVTVPAAGGVKAYPDPSEPYSKDVLLTLRETAQLTDDAIVLGGNKIKVGVPIDIEGRLYRLRGSIVDVRLVDQPKL, encoded by the coding sequence GTGTTAGACCAGCAGGGACGAGTTTTCGGGAAGGTCAACCTCATCGATCTGTCGATCGTCGTGGTCGTGGCCCTCTTCATCCTGGGCGCGGGGCTCGCGCGCACCGGCAACGCCGGGGTGAACCAGCAGCTCAAGGGCGAGGCCACCGCCGAGTTCGACCTCTTCATCCGGGGTGGCATCTCGGATCCGGCCATGTTCAAGGCCGGCGACAAGACCTTCATCACCATCCGCAACCAGCCCTACGCGCCCCTGACCATCCGCAAGGTCAAGGTCACCCCGCGCACCGTCACCGTGCCCGCTGCCGGCGGCGTGAAGGCCTACCCGGACCCCTCGGAGCCCTACAGCAAGGACGTGCTCTTGACCCTGCGCGAGACGGCGCAGCTGACCGACGACGCGATCGTGCTGGGCGGCAACAAGATCAAGGTCGGCGTCCCCATCGACATCGAGGGCCGGCTGTACCGCCTGCGCGGCTCGATCGTCGACGTCCGCCTCGTCGATCAGCCGAAGCTCTGA
- a CDS encoding methyl-accepting chemotaxis protein, translating to MRLTVGKKLIGSFLAIALLVLISGIVTITQLQSVNRTMNELTGSWLPATAAAGKIDTNISNLQRLLNRHLFETNPDALEKVEQEIVQRRGLVTQAFDRYRPTLSQPADRALFSRIEAEYGAYLVLLDRTLQISQTGNKAEAVRHAQAKTIPHYQGIKDEVNQLIVANEQGVLGASQHAEEVLKASRQNSLWAIALVMVIGMALGLWHSRQITVSVKRIGDAAEGISRGELDQRLDVTSHDEFGDMARTFTRMTAYLEEVASVAEGMSHGDFTRTVTPKSERDQFGVAISKMIANLRTIVGRVRAASESVGTGAEQLSGSSSELSATVSQQAASSEETSATIVEMTASIRAVDQSAQVVLEKVKQLEGESHQLGDAVSETSRAIAELAASIQQVAGNVAHASQVSDRAAKAANDGESAVAQTIGGITTVADTMTAIQNSVRHLQERSGEIGRIIEVIDDIAEQTNLLALNAAIEAARAGEAGRGFAVVADEVRKLAERCAHATQEIGTLIKGVQAETKQAAEVSLQGSEQAKEGVELATVTGDVLRQLKAAAGEVNALMRQVASATDEQTRASAQIVASAEQMGGINRHLGDAVAEMNQATQTVTYATGEQRTGCAQVVAAVEQQSRSAQESAAATEQVARTADDLKLQATRLQEAMAFFKTGQAERFLEIGIARSAERLLT from the coding sequence ATGAGACTGACGGTGGGGAAAAAGCTGATCGGCAGCTTCCTGGCGATCGCGCTGCTGGTTCTGATCTCGGGGATCGTCACCATCACCCAGTTGCAGAGCGTGAACCGGACGATGAACGAGCTGACCGGGAGCTGGTTGCCGGCGACCGCTGCGGCGGGCAAGATCGACACCAACATCTCCAACCTCCAGCGCCTGCTGAACCGACACCTCTTCGAGACGAACCCCGACGCCCTCGAAAAGGTCGAGCAGGAAATCGTCCAGCGCCGAGGGCTGGTGACCCAGGCCTTCGATCGCTACCGCCCGACCCTCTCGCAACCGGCGGATCGCGCGCTCTTCTCGCGCATCGAAGCGGAATACGGCGCTTACCTGGTCCTGCTGGATCGGACCCTCCAGATCAGCCAGACGGGCAACAAGGCCGAGGCGGTGCGCCACGCCCAGGCAAAGACCATCCCCCACTACCAGGGGATCAAGGACGAGGTCAACCAGCTGATCGTCGCCAACGAGCAAGGCGTGCTCGGTGCCTCGCAGCACGCCGAGGAGGTGCTGAAGGCCTCCCGGCAAAACAGCCTTTGGGCCATCGCGCTGGTCATGGTGATCGGCATGGCCCTCGGGCTGTGGCACTCGCGTCAGATCACCGTCAGCGTCAAGCGCATCGGGGATGCCGCCGAGGGGATCTCGCGCGGCGAGCTGGACCAGCGGCTGGACGTGACGAGCCACGACGAGTTCGGCGACATGGCGCGCACCTTCACGCGGATGACCGCCTATCTCGAGGAAGTGGCCTCGGTGGCCGAGGGGATGAGCCACGGCGACTTCACCCGCACCGTCACCCCCAAGAGCGAGCGCGACCAGTTCGGGGTCGCCATCTCCAAGATGATCGCGAACCTGCGCACCATCGTCGGGCGGGTCCGCGCCGCTTCGGAGTCCGTCGGGACCGGGGCCGAGCAGCTCAGCGGCTCGAGCTCCGAGCTGAGCGCGACGGTCTCGCAGCAGGCGGCGAGCTCCGAGGAGACCTCCGCCACCATCGTGGAGATGACCGCAAGCATCCGCGCGGTGGACCAGAGCGCCCAGGTGGTGCTCGAGAAGGTCAAGCAGCTGGAAGGCGAGTCTCACCAGCTCGGCGACGCCGTCAGCGAGACGAGCAGGGCGATCGCCGAGCTCGCGGCGAGCATCCAGCAAGTCGCCGGCAACGTCGCCCATGCAAGCCAGGTCTCCGATCGTGCCGCCAAGGCCGCGAACGACGGCGAATCGGCCGTCGCCCAGACCATCGGGGGGATCACCACCGTCGCCGACACCATGACGGCGATCCAGAACTCCGTTCGGCACCTGCAAGAGCGCTCGGGGGAGATCGGCCGCATCATCGAGGTGATCGACGACATCGCCGAGCAGACCAATCTCCTGGCGCTCAACGCCGCCATCGAGGCGGCGCGCGCCGGCGAGGCGGGCCGCGGCTTCGCGGTGGTCGCCGACGAGGTGCGCAAGCTCGCAGAGCGCTGCGCCCATGCCACCCAGGAGATCGGCACGCTCATCAAGGGGGTGCAGGCGGAAACCAAGCAAGCCGCCGAGGTGAGCCTCCAGGGGAGCGAGCAGGCAAAAGAGGGGGTCGAGCTGGCCACGGTCACCGGTGACGTCCTGCGCCAGCTCAAGGCCGCGGCGGGCGAGGTGAACGCGCTCATGCGCCAGGTCGCGAGCGCCACGGACGAGCAGACCCGCGCCAGCGCGCAGATCGTCGCGAGCGCCGAGCAGATGGGGGGCATCAACCGCCACCTGGGCGATGCCGTCGCCGAGATGAACCAGGCCACCCAGACCGTGACCTACGCGACGGGCGAGCAGCGCACGGGCTGCGCGCAGGTGGTCGCGGCCGTGGAGCAGCAGAGCCGCAGCGCACAGGAATCTGCGGCCGCCACCGAGCAGGTCGCCCGGACCGCCGACGACCTCAAGCTACAAGCCACGAGGCTCCAAGAGGCGATGGCCTTCTTCAAGACCGGTCAAGCCGAGCGGTTCCTGGAGATCGGGATCGCGCGCAGCGCCGAACGGCTCCTCACCTAA
- a CDS encoding glycosyltransferase family 9 protein, whose amino-acid sequence MTKIPVDSRIQRILVVNFGGIGDEILFFPVIQSLREAYPHARLSALVEPRCKGIMAFNPAIDEVLTLDVKGKPSLGELLKVVGELRSRGFDLAIGSGRSPVMPVILLLSGAKYRAGYDANRLSWTLTEKAVCNPQQYAAEMYYDLIRRWIPIPFRLPQAALTQPDREWAKAFLAEHGVQQGDQVVVLHPGTSKLSVQKKFIKSWDADRWADLAARLQAEGVKVVLAGGPDDEETIERIKGVLKTQPIEAFGKTRGLGQLAALISQASILVCVDSAPLHLGVAVGTPTVGIFGPTDPAKLMPSGTVHQAIHVDGLACRPCLWDRRATTCDELSCLKNLGVEAVEAAVWRVMPARNQANHGTINAPEH is encoded by the coding sequence ATGACCAAGATTCCCGTCGATTCCCGCATCCAGCGCATCCTCGTCGTCAACTTCGGCGGCATCGGGGACGAGATCCTCTTCTTCCCCGTGATCCAGAGCCTGCGCGAGGCCTACCCCCACGCCAGGCTGAGCGCCCTGGTCGAGCCCCGCTGCAAGGGGATCATGGCCTTCAACCCGGCCATCGACGAGGTGCTCACCCTCGACGTGAAGGGCAAGCCCAGTCTCGGCGAGCTCCTCAAGGTGGTGGGCGAATTGCGCTCGCGCGGCTTCGATCTGGCCATCGGCTCGGGCCGCTCGCCCGTCATGCCCGTGATCCTGCTCCTGAGCGGGGCCAAGTACCGCGCGGGCTACGACGCCAACCGCCTCTCCTGGACCCTCACCGAGAAGGCCGTTTGCAACCCCCAGCAGTACGCCGCCGAGATGTACTACGACCTGATCCGCCGCTGGATCCCCATCCCCTTCCGGCTGCCCCAGGCGGCCCTGACCCAGCCGGACCGCGAGTGGGCCAAGGCCTTTCTGGCCGAGCACGGGGTCCAGCAAGGCGACCAGGTGGTCGTGCTTCACCCCGGCACCAGCAAGCTCTCGGTCCAGAAGAAGTTCATCAAGAGCTGGGACGCGGACCGCTGGGCGGATCTCGCCGCGCGCCTTCAGGCCGAGGGGGTCAAGGTGGTGCTCGCCGGCGGGCCCGACGACGAGGAGACCATCGAGCGGATCAAGGGCGTGCTCAAGACCCAGCCGATTGAGGCCTTCGGCAAGACCAGGGGCCTCGGACAGCTCGCCGCTCTCATCTCCCAGGCCTCGATCCTGGTCTGCGTCGATTCGGCCCCCCTTCACCTGGGCGTGGCGGTCGGCACCCCCACCGTCGGCATCTTCGGGCCGACCGATCCGGCGAAGCTGATGCCCTCGGGCACGGTCCACCAGGCGATCCACGTCGACGGCCTCGCCTGCCGCCCCTGCCTGTGGGATCGCCGGGCCACCACGTGCGACGAGCTGTCGTGCCTCAAGAATCTCGGAGTCGAGGCGGTCGAAGCCGCCGTTTGGCGGGTGATGCCCGCAAGGAACCAAGCGAATCATGGAACCATCAACGCCCCTGAACACTAG
- a CDS encoding phosphodiester glycosidase family protein, producing the protein MRHLRTLMLAIALGLAAPQAAGAETWKTVASDAGVWFKVNLHHPHLVRKVPLVDGMRWDIEVSNSVRNHVVKELTSGPLASVTIDQNKRYVRIVARWRFPYAMTPKLSRDRFELFIPYTITRTSTVDLAEGLSFKRMNRWTMAGPVSVNVVHADLRRYGLRPQLARSGQGFSVEPVSAIANRSKALAAINGSFFAPKGGAPIGLLMLDGQIVSSSYFNRSVFGVRYDGTCFINNARLKAAIGLGDSRVFVANGVNRPASRNQIILYTSHWGKRTRTVPDPSRREFMIAADGTITAANTGNSEIPKDGFVVSGQGSALRAMVEQFKVGQRAVVYPRLSDEWQGVKSAIGGGPTLVSGGQVKVTAREERFGPEIARGRAPRTAIAYLGGTSVAMVTVDGRQKHSVGMTLYELARLLRELGAHDAINLDGGGSTAMVVRGKLVNRPSDGTERSVNNALIVTRP; encoded by the coding sequence TTGAGACACCTTCGCACGCTCATGCTCGCCATCGCCCTCGGACTGGCCGCCCCCCAGGCGGCCGGCGCCGAGACGTGGAAGACCGTGGCCTCCGACGCGGGGGTCTGGTTCAAGGTGAACCTCCACCACCCGCACCTCGTGCGCAAGGTACCGCTGGTGGACGGCATGCGCTGGGACATCGAGGTCTCGAACAGCGTCCGGAACCACGTGGTCAAGGAGCTGACCTCGGGCCCGCTCGCGAGCGTGACCATCGACCAGAACAAGCGCTACGTCCGGATCGTGGCCCGCTGGCGCTTCCCCTACGCCATGACCCCCAAGCTCAGCCGCGATCGCTTCGAGCTGTTCATCCCCTACACCATCACCCGCACCAGCACGGTGGACCTGGCCGAGGGGCTGAGCTTCAAGCGCATGAACCGCTGGACCATGGCCGGGCCCGTCTCGGTCAACGTGGTGCACGCCGACCTCAGGCGCTACGGCCTGCGCCCCCAGCTCGCCCGCTCTGGCCAGGGCTTCTCGGTCGAGCCGGTCTCGGCGATCGCGAACCGCTCCAAGGCGCTGGCTGCGATCAACGGGTCGTTCTTCGCCCCGAAGGGCGGCGCGCCCATCGGCCTCTTGATGCTCGACGGCCAGATCGTCAGCTCCAGCTACTTCAACCGCTCGGTGTTCGGGGTGCGCTACGACGGCACCTGCTTCATCAACAACGCCAGGCTGAAGGCCGCCATCGGGCTCGGGGACAGCCGCGTCTTCGTCGCCAACGGGGTCAACCGCCCGGCCTCGCGCAACCAGATCATCCTCTACACCTCGCACTGGGGCAAGCGCACCCGCACCGTCCCGGACCCGAGCCGCCGCGAGTTCATGATAGCCGCCGACGGCACCATCACCGCCGCCAACACCGGCAACTCCGAGATCCCGAAGGACGGCTTCGTGGTCTCGGGGCAGGGCAGCGCCCTGCGCGCCATGGTCGAGCAGTTCAAGGTAGGCCAGCGCGCCGTCGTCTACCCCCGCCTCTCGGACGAGTGGCAGGGGGTCAAGTCCGCCATCGGCGGCGGACCGACCCTTGTCTCGGGCGGCCAGGTCAAGGTCACGGCCCGCGAGGAGCGCTTCGGCCCCGAGATCGCGCGCGGGCGCGCGCCCCGCACCGCGATCGCCTACCTCGGGGGCACCTCGGTCGCCATGGTCACGGTGGACGGTCGCCAGAAGCACAGCGTCGGAATGACCCTGTACGAGCTCGCGCGCCTGTTGCGCGAGCTGGGCGCCCACGACGCCATCAACCTCGACGGCGGCGGCTCGACGGCCATGGTGGTGCGAGGCAAGCTGGTCAACCGCCCGTCGGACGGCACCGAGCGCTCGGTCAACAACGCCCTGATCGTCACCAGGCCCTGA
- a CDS encoding cobalamin B12-binding domain-containing protein — MERKIRVLIGKPGLDGHDRGAKVVARALRDAGMEVIYTGLHQTPQEIVSVAIQEDVDVVGLSLLSGAHLTLVPAICDLLREQGASDMTVMVGGIIPDADVEPLKAAGAHAVFGPGTPTETIVGFIAARAGA; from the coding sequence ATGGAACGGAAGATTCGGGTGCTCATCGGCAAGCCCGGCCTGGACGGCCACGATCGCGGCGCCAAGGTCGTGGCGCGCGCCCTGCGCGACGCCGGGATGGAGGTCATCTACACCGGCCTGCACCAGACCCCGCAGGAGATCGTCAGCGTCGCCATCCAGGAGGACGTGGACGTGGTCGGCCTCAGCCTGCTGTCGGGCGCTCACCTGACGCTGGTGCCCGCCATCTGCGACCTCTTGCGCGAGCAGGGGGCCTCGGACATGACGGTGATGGTCGGCGGGATCATCCCCGATGCCGACGTCGAGCCGCTCAAGGCCGCCGGCGCCCACGCGGTGTTCGGCCCGGGCACCCCGACCGAGACCATCGTCGGCTTCATCGCCGCTCGCGCCGGGGCCTAG
- a CDS encoding DUF3806 domain-containing protein, translated as MEPSTPLNTRSTDAEREALAKLPTYLVDADADARYTPGEREGEDWQARVDALADEAEDTLSQIENAFESPLHQTEDDLEVLDQVITEGWGQELPPEEELATIALEWGTYLGDLILKNLGGAWVIRQESEHLSIRFGRLETQFFPVHAVLRRFALGQEATLESTYAGLVAALTD; from the coding sequence ATGGAACCATCAACGCCCCTGAACACTAGATCGACCGACGCCGAGCGCGAGGCGCTCGCGAAGCTGCCCACCTACCTCGTGGACGCCGACGCCGATGCGCGCTACACGCCGGGCGAGCGCGAGGGGGAGGACTGGCAGGCCCGGGTGGACGCGCTCGCCGACGAGGCCGAGGACACCCTGTCCCAGATCGAGAACGCCTTCGAGTCGCCCCTCCACCAGACCGAGGACGACCTGGAGGTGCTCGACCAGGTGATCACCGAGGGCTGGGGGCAGGAGCTGCCCCCCGAGGAGGAGCTCGCCACCATCGCCCTGGAGTGGGGCACCTACCTGGGGGACCTGATCCTCAAGAACCTGGGCGGCGCCTGGGTCATCCGGCAGGAGAGCGAGCATCTGAGCATCCGCTTCGGACGCCTCGAGACCCAGTTCTTCCCGGTGCATGCGGTGCTGAGGCGCTTCGCCCTCGGCCAGGAGGCCACCCTCGAGTCCACTTACGCAGGCCTGGTCGCGGCGCTCACCGACTGA
- a CDS encoding O-antigen ligase family protein: MHAHSDSGALGASTRGARQGRGLSAALGLVTIQEAWQARVSQSLPYRAIASARAALYERLAPLAATSLAVKLAPLLSLASACLLLLASPYVGTGLNALMVLLAFGTFLFQWIVEKPVAKEADGLDLPFLAFLAASIVAVGFSPYLLLSVKGLAKMLVFWMSFLAFRGALRRGERGWLPLFGALFVAAFAQSLYGIYQWKIQVAPLALWDDAEAEVKLTRVYGTLGNPNLLSGYLIPIIPFAVAAAVTWKAWGLRLLAIGTALTAPVCLYFTYSRGAYLGMVGEAMVFGALGLAALWPAIRRRPWLLAVLAGILALGAVAAVVVYHHSPAMQERLLSITATRTHSSNSFRMNVWDGVIRMIKDSWWFGIGLGNDAFRKVYALYMVSGFEALGAYNIFLEEMVEKGILGLLAFVALVGGAIFRALHHFKHGVSRPWAVAAIAALVGLMIHGMVDTVFYRPSVQILFWLTLAVVIHLPHRIEGAA, translated from the coding sequence ATGCACGCCCACTCCGATAGCGGGGCCCTCGGGGCCTCGACGCGCGGGGCGCGCCAGGGGCGCGGCCTGAGCGCCGCGCTCGGCCTCGTCACCATCCAGGAGGCCTGGCAGGCGCGCGTGAGTCAGAGCCTGCCGTACCGGGCGATCGCCTCGGCCCGCGCGGCCCTGTACGAACGCCTGGCTCCTCTTGCTGCCACCTCGCTCGCCGTCAAGCTCGCGCCGTTGCTCTCGCTGGCTTCCGCGTGCCTGCTCTTGCTGGCCTCGCCCTACGTCGGCACGGGCCTCAACGCCCTGATGGTGCTCCTGGCCTTCGGGACCTTCCTGTTCCAGTGGATCGTGGAGAAGCCCGTCGCCAAGGAAGCTGACGGCCTCGACCTTCCCTTCCTGGCCTTCCTGGCCGCCTCGATCGTCGCGGTCGGCTTCTCGCCGTACCTGCTGCTGAGCGTCAAGGGCCTCGCCAAGATGCTCGTCTTCTGGATGAGCTTCTTGGCCTTCCGGGGCGCGCTGCGGCGCGGTGAGCGCGGCTGGCTGCCCCTCTTCGGCGCCCTCTTCGTCGCGGCCTTCGCCCAGTCCCTCTACGGGATCTACCAGTGGAAGATCCAGGTCGCGCCCCTGGCCCTCTGGGACGACGCCGAGGCCGAGGTCAAGCTGACCCGCGTCTACGGCACCCTGGGCAACCCCAACCTGCTCTCGGGCTACCTGATCCCCATCATCCCGTTCGCCGTGGCCGCCGCCGTGACGTGGAAGGCGTGGGGCTTGCGCCTGCTGGCCATCGGCACCGCCCTGACGGCACCCGTCTGCCTCTACTTCACCTACTCGCGCGGGGCCTACCTGGGCATGGTGGGCGAGGCGATGGTCTTCGGCGCGCTGGGCCTCGCGGCCCTGTGGCCCGCCATCCGGCGCCGCCCGTGGCTCTTGGCGGTGCTCGCGGGGATCCTCGCCCTCGGGGCGGTCGCGGCCGTGGTCGTCTACCACCACTCGCCGGCCATGCAGGAGCGCCTGCTCTCCATCACCGCCACGCGCACCCACTCGTCCAACTCGTTCCGCATGAACGTCTGGGACGGGGTGATCCGGATGATCAAGGACTCCTGGTGGTTCGGGATCGGGCTGGGCAACGACGCCTTCCGCAAGGTCTACGCCCTGTACATGGTCAGCGGCTTCGAGGCACTCGGGGCCTACAACATCTTCCTCGAGGAGATGGTCGAGAAGGGCATCCTTGGCCTCCTGGCCTTCGTGGCCCTGGTCGGCGGTGCGATCTTCCGGGCCCTCCACCACTTCAAGCACGGCGTGAGCCGCCCGTGGGCGGTGGCCGCGATCGCGGCGCTGGTCGGCCTGATGATCCACGGCATGGTCGACACCGTCTTCTATCGCCCGAGCGTCCAGATCCTCTTCTGGCTGACCCTCGCCGTCGTCATCCACCTTCCCCACCGAATTGAGGGGGCCGCATGA
- a CDS encoding serine/threonine-protein kinase: MQPFDPRILPPHRPRADGPFVPAFAAQAQAPGFAAASLDFHPYLPLPAGTLLARRFEITEALGEGHCGYVYLVRDRAAQNALRALKTFDPRRGEAKDAELFRREARLLKRLDHPRIPKGYDLCDHRGMLCACVAFVQGEDLLAHVQQHGPMPEREAQIVMRQVLESLIYLHGQKPAVLHRDLKPENLIRDQAGTIHLIDFGSASDRPQDKQGVALEALTTLHTMGYAAPEQALGLEAYPASDLYSLAATVLYLLTGKNPLVLYNGMEGRLAWKVPLSGGFDALLSEMLALPAKARVQSAREALARLDGFTI, from the coding sequence ATGCAACCTTTCGATCCCAGGATCCTGCCCCCCCATCGGCCTCGGGCCGACGGCCCCTTCGTTCCGGCGTTCGCAGCCCAGGCGCAGGCACCGGGCTTCGCGGCCGCGAGCCTCGACTTCCATCCCTACCTGCCGCTCCCGGCGGGCACCCTCTTGGCCCGGCGCTTCGAGATCACCGAGGCACTCGGGGAAGGGCACTGCGGCTACGTCTACCTGGTGCGCGATCGCGCCGCCCAGAACGCCCTGCGGGCCCTCAAGACCTTCGACCCCCGGCGCGGCGAGGCCAAGGACGCCGAGCTCTTCCGGCGCGAAGCCAGGCTCCTGAAGCGCCTCGACCACCCCCGGATCCCCAAGGGCTACGACCTGTGCGATCACCGGGGGATGCTCTGCGCCTGCGTGGCCTTCGTCCAGGGGGAGGACCTGCTCGCCCACGTCCAGCAGCACGGCCCCATGCCCGAGCGCGAGGCCCAGATCGTCATGCGCCAGGTCCTCGAGAGCCTCATCTACCTGCATGGCCAGAAGCCGGCCGTGCTGCACCGCGACCTCAAGCCGGAGAACCTGATCCGGGATCAAGCGGGCACGATCCACCTGATCGACTTCGGCTCGGCCTCCGACCGCCCCCAGGACAAGCAGGGGGTTGCCCTCGAGGCGCTCACCACCCTGCACACCATGGGCTATGCCGCCCCGGAGCAAGCCCTGGGGCTCGAGGCGTACCCGGCAAGCGACCTCTACAGTCTGGCCGCCACCGTGCTCTACCTGCTCACGGGCAAGAACCCCCTGGTGCTCTACAACGGCATGGAGGGGCGCCTCGCGTGGAAGGTCCCGCTCAGCGGCGGTTTCGACGCCCTGCTCTCGGAAATGCTCGCCTTGCCGGCCAAGGCGCGGGTCCAATCGGCTCGAGAGGCCCTCGCCCGCCTCGATGGCTTCACGATATAA